GTATGGGCTCGACGTCGTGTTCGCGTCGTACCAGAGCGCGCAGGAGGCCGAGACGCGCGTGCTCGAAATGCGCGAGCGAGGCATCGAGACCGTCGTCGGGCCGGGGCTCGTCACCGATCTCGCGGCGAATGCCGGGATGGGCGCGGTGTTCGTCTATTCGCACGCGTCGGTGCGCGCGGCCGTCAACACGGCGCTCGAGGTCGCGCATGCGACGCACGCGGAAGCGCTGCGCCGCGAGCGCCTCGACAACCTGCTGCAGCATCTGCGCGACGGCGTCGTCGCGCTCGACCGCGAGGGCCGCGTCGAGGCGATCAACGAGCGGCTCGCGCTCGCGCTCGGCGTGTCGCCGTCGGCCGCGGTGGGCCGCGCGCTGGACGACCTGACGCCCGAGCTGCGCACGCTGCGCGCGGCCGACGGCGACACGCTCGCGACCGTGCGCGGCGTGCGCTACGTCGTCCATCGCGGGCCGCTCGCCGCGAGCAGCGGCGCGCCCGGCAGCGTGTTGACGTTCCAGGAATCGCGCGCGGTCGAGCGGCTCGACCGCACGCTGCGCTCGCATCAGCACGCGCAGCAGTTCACCGCGCGCTACCGGCTCGACGACATCGTCGGCGCGACGCCCGCGATCGCGCACGCGCGCGATCTCGCGCGACGCTACGCGAAATCGGACGCGACCGTGCTGATCCTCGGCGAGAGCGGCACCGGCAAGGAGATGATCGCGCAGAGCCTGCACGCGCTGTCCGCGCGCCGCAAGTATCCGTTCGTCGCGGTCAACTGCGGCGCGTTTCCCGAATCGCTGCTCGAGAGCGAGCTGTTCGGCTACGAGGAAGGCGCGTTCACCGGCGCGCGGCGCGGCGGCAAGGCGGGGCTCTTCGAAGCCGCGCATCGCGGCACGCTGTTTCTCGACGAAATCGGCGAGATGCCGCCGTCGCTGCAAAGCCGGCTGCTGCGCGTGCTGCAGGAGCGCGAGGTCGTGCGCGTCGGCTCGACCGAGCCGGTTCCGATCGACATCCGCGTCGTCGCGGCGACGCACCGGCCGCTCTTCGCGGCCGTCGAGGCCGGCGCGTTCCGCGCGGATCTGTATTACCGGCTGAACATCCTGAACATTGGGCTGCCGCCGCTGCGCGAGCGCGCGGCCGACATTCCCGCGCTCGCCGCGACGCTGCTCGCGCAGGCCGCACGGCGCGAGCCGCGGCTCGCCGAGCGGCTGCGCGACGCGCACGACGCGGCGCGCGCGCTCGACGCCGCGAACGCCGCGCTGATCCGCTATCGATGGCCCGGCAACGTGCGCGAGCTGCAGAATGTGATCGAGCGGATTGCGGTGGAGCTCGCCGACGCAGCCGAGCGCGGCGACGCGGCCGTGAGCGTCGACACGCTGCGCGCGATCGCGCCCGAGGTGCTCGCGCTCGATGCGTTCGCGGCAGGCCGCGGCGGCGACCTGAATGGCGGCGATGTGGGCGGCGATGTCGGCCGCGACGCCGATGCGCGGCGCCCGACGCTCGTGCAGCGCCGCCGGCGCGCGGAAGCCGACGAGATCCGCGCCGCGCTCGACGCATGCGGCGGCGATCGCGATCGCGCATGCGCGATGCTCGGCATCAGCAAGACGACGCTGTGGCGCAAGCTCGCGGCGAGCGAAGGGAAAGCGCGCGGCGGTGGTGGCGGTGGTGGCGGCGGCAACGACCACGGCGACGATGCCCAGAGCCCCGCCTCCCGTTCCTGATTTCCGATTTCCGGCGCCGTGCGCTCGACCACTTGAAAGTCGCGAATGCGTCGCGCCGCTCACCCGCCGCGACGCGTCCCGCTCCGCTCGTCGCTCGCCGCTCGCGCCGCGCCGCGCCGTGCCTCGCCGTCCGCCATGCGCCGCTCGCCGCGTGCGAAACACGCGCGACATCGCGCATCCGGACGCGGGCGACGAAGCGCACGCTCACGCCCTTCTCCGCATTCCTGACTCACGTCGGCACCGCGGCCATTCCTCTGATTTAAGGAACCGGCAATCACGCCGACAACCAGCTATCGCCGAGATGGCGACGCCGCGTCCCCCCTCCCGCAACTCCAGAAATCAGATGAAGCTTCGCCGCCAAATCCCCCTTGCCTTCGCGGCAGCGCTCGTCCTCACGTCCTCCGGCGCGTTCTACGGCATCCATGCGCTCAACCGCTCGCTCGACATATACGGCACGACAGTCCGGCAGAACGTCGCGAACGAGCGCATGGTGTCCGCGACGCTCGTCGCGTTCAAGCTGCAGGTGCAGGAATGGAAAGACACACTGCTGCGCGGCAAGGACCCGGCGAAACTCGACAAGTACTGGAGCGCGTTCCAGCAACGCGAGCAAACCGTCGACACGCTCGCCGCCGGGCTGGAATCGAAGCTGCCCGACGGCGAGAGCCGCAGGCTGATCGAGCAGTTCGCGTCGGCGCACGCGGAAATGGGGCAAGGCTATCGTAAGGGATTCGAAGCATTCAAGGCATCGGGGTTCGAACCGTACGCGGGCGACCAGGCAGTCGCGGGCGTCGATCGCGCGCCCGCCGAGCTGCTCGAGAAGGCCGCGCAGGACATCGCCGCCGACAGCGCGCGCGTGTCGGCCGACGCCGCGCGCGACGCCGCGCGCGCGACGACATTCAGCGTCGTCGCGACGCTCGTCGTGTTCGCGCTCGCGCTCGCCGGCGGCGTCTGGTTCAGCGGCACCGTCACGCGTCCGCTCGCGCGCGCGCTCGCGTGCGTGCGCCGGGTCGCGACGGGCGATCTGTCGACGCCGATCGACGCGCGCGGCGACGACGAAATCGCCGAGCTGCTCGCCGCGCTGAAGGACATGCAGGCGAGCCTGTCGCACGTCGTGCGCGACGTGCGGCACAACGCCGACGGCGTCGCAACCGCGAGCGCGCAGATCGCGTCGGGCAATCTCGATCTGTCGTCGCGCACCGAGGAACAGGCGGCGTCGCTCGAGCAAACGGCGGCGAGCATGGACGAGCTCACGTCGACCGTGCGCCGCAACGCCGAGCATGCGCAGCATGCGTGCGCGGTTGCCGCAAACGCGTCGACGACGGCCACGCGCGGCGGCGACGTGATGCGTGAGGTCGTCGGCACGATGCGCGGCATCGCGGACAGCTCGGGCAAGGTCGCCGAGATCATCGCGGTGATCGACGGCATCGCGTTCCAGACCAACATCCTCGCGCTGAACGCGGCCGTCGAGGCGGCGCGCGCGGGCGAGCAGGGCCGCGGCTTCGCGGTCGTCGCGGGCGAGGTGCGCACGCTCGCGCAACGCAGCGCGACGGCGGCGCGCGAAATCAAGACGCTGATCGAGCAATCGACCGAGCGCGTCGGCGCGGGCTCCGCGCTTGTCGACGACGCGGGGCGAATCATCGGCGAGATCGTCGAATCGGTGCGGCAGGTGACGGGCATCGTCAGCGAGATCGCGTCGGCGTCGAACGAGCAGAGCGTCGGCATCGAGCAGGTCAATCACGCGGTCGCGCAAATGGACAACGTGACGCAGCAGAACGCGGCGCTCGTCGAAGAGGCGTCCGCCGCGGCGCACGCGCTCGCCGAACAGGCGCGCGCGCTGCACGGCGCGGTGGCGGCGTTCACGCTGCAAGGCGAACGTGCGGACGAACGCGGCAACGCGCGCGACACGCAGCCGGCCATCGGCGCGGTTCTCGCGTCGCAACGCGCGCCGCTGCCTGCCGCGACGCCCGCTTGAGCGGCGCGCCGCATCCCCCGAATCGACGGCGACAGCCGCGACAACCGCCTACACGCACGGCTTGCCCGCGACGAAGTGAAACCACGCTTCGCCGCAAAGATCCCGATCGCGCCGCACCGGCCTGCCCGTCGATCCGCCGAACGCCGCGCGCAGCGTCGGGCCGACGTCGGCGAGCTGCCGCCGCCGGGTCGCGAAATCGATGGGCATGGTGCGTATCCCGAACTTGTGCGCGGCGCACACGCGCATCGCATAAGCGTCGAACACCCGCGTTCACGCGCTCCTCTTCGCCGACGGCCCCGGCGAGTCGCCGCACTTCGTCGACCTCGCTTCGAGCATCGTCACGCGCGCTCGCGCGCCTCTGTTCCGCCGCTTCATTCGGCAGGATTTCGAACGATCATTCGAAGCGGCGCACGCGCACCGCCTCGCGGCCCGGCGGCGATGCGCGCCGCCGTTCGCGCGGAACGGCGGCATCAGCGTTCGCGCGCGAAGCGGTCGGTCGCCGCGATCAGCGCGCGCAGGATGCCCGGCTCGTCGTACGCGTGGCCCGCGTCCGGCACGATCTCGAGCGACGCGCGCGGCCACGCCTTCGCGAGCTCCCACGCGGTGCGCGCGGGCGTCGCGACGTCGTAGCGCCCCTGAACGATCACGCCTGGAATGTCCGCCAGACGATGCGCGTCGCGCAGCAACTGCCCGTCTTCCATGAAACCTTGATGAACGAAGTAGTGGTTTTCGATGCGGGCGAACGCGAGCGCGTAATGCGCGTCGCCGAAATGCGCTTCGTGCGCGGCATTCGGCAGCAGCGTGATCGTCCGGCCTTCCCAGATGCTCCACGCGCGCGCCGCTTCGCGCTTCGCCGCTTCGTCGCCGCCCGTCAGCCGGCGGCGATACGCGGCGATCAGGTCCGAGCGCTCGGCGGGCGCAATGGGCGCGACGAAGTCTTCCCACAGGTCCGGAAACAGCCACGACGCGCCTTCCTGGTAATACCAGAGGAGCTCTGAGCGGCGCACCGTGAAGACGCCGCGCACGACGAGCTCGGTCACGCGCGCCGGATGCGTCTCGCCATACGCGAGCGCGAGCGCGCTG
The nucleotide sequence above comes from Burkholderia thailandensis E264. Encoded proteins:
- the prpR gene encoding propionate catabolism operon regulatory protein PrpR, whose amino-acid sequence is MSTLPETGVRPRVWAVGISRLRALFRDIADEYEERADLRIIARGYEEAITALATAGAERPDAIVAAGSNGTYLKARVRVPVVLVNPTGFDVMHALARARRDARRIALVSYGETPPEVRSFAAAYGLDVVFASYQSAQEAETRVLEMRERGIETVVGPGLVTDLAANAGMGAVFVYSHASVRAAVNTALEVAHATHAEALRRERLDNLLQHLRDGVVALDREGRVEAINERLALALGVSPSAAVGRALDDLTPELRTLRAADGDTLATVRGVRYVVHRGPLAASSGAPGSVLTFQESRAVERLDRTLRSHQHAQQFTARYRLDDIVGATPAIAHARDLARRYAKSDATVLILGESGTGKEMIAQSLHALSARRKYPFVAVNCGAFPESLLESELFGYEEGAFTGARRGGKAGLFEAAHRGTLFLDEIGEMPPSLQSRLLRVLQEREVVRVGSTEPVPIDIRVVAATHRPLFAAVEAGAFRADLYYRLNILNIGLPPLRERAADIPALAATLLAQAARREPRLAERLRDAHDAARALDAANAALIRYRWPGNVRELQNVIERIAVELADAAERGDAAVSVDTLRAIAPEVLALDAFAAGRGGDLNGGDVGGDVGRDADARRPTLVQRRRRAEADEIRAALDACGGDRDRACAMLGISKTTLWRKLAASEGKARGGGGGGGGGNDHGDDAQSPASRS
- the pip gene encoding prolyl aminopeptidase, coding for MYPPIEPYAHGLLDTGDGHRVYWELCGNPDGKPAVFLHGGPGSGCSAEHRRLFDPARYNVLLFDQRGCGRSAPHASLENNTTWHLVDDIERLREMLGVERWLVFGGSWGSALALAYGETHPARVTELVVRGVFTVRRSELLWYYQEGASWLFPDLWEDFVAPIAPAERSDLIAAYRRRLTGGDEAAKREAARAWSIWEGRTITLLPNAAHEAHFGDAHYALAFARIENHYFVHQGFMEDGQLLRDAHRLADIPGVIVQGRYDVATPARTAWELAKAWPRASLEIVPDAGHAYDEPGILRALIAATDRFARER
- a CDS encoding methyl-accepting chemotaxis protein produces the protein MKLRRQIPLAFAAALVLTSSGAFYGIHALNRSLDIYGTTVRQNVANERMVSATLVAFKLQVQEWKDTLLRGKDPAKLDKYWSAFQQREQTVDTLAAGLESKLPDGESRRLIEQFASAHAEMGQGYRKGFEAFKASGFEPYAGDQAVAGVDRAPAELLEKAAQDIAADSARVSADAARDAARATTFSVVATLVVFALALAGGVWFSGTVTRPLARALACVRRVATGDLSTPIDARGDDEIAELLAALKDMQASLSHVVRDVRHNADGVATASAQIASGNLDLSSRTEEQAASLEQTAASMDELTSTVRRNAEHAQHACAVAANASTTATRGGDVMREVVGTMRGIADSSGKVAEIIAVIDGIAFQTNILALNAAVEAARAGEQGRGFAVVAGEVRTLAQRSATAAREIKTLIEQSTERVGAGSALVDDAGRIIGEIVESVRQVTGIVSEIASASNEQSVGIEQVNHAVAQMDNVTQQNAALVEEASAAAHALAEQARALHGAVAAFTLQGERADERGNARDTQPAIGAVLASQRAPLPAATPA